A single genomic interval of Vigna radiata var. radiata cultivar VC1973A unplaced genomic scaffold, Vradiata_ver6 scaffold_393, whole genome shotgun sequence harbors:
- the LOC106780533 gene encoding auxin-induced protein 15A-like, which produces MGFHLPAIRRSSFGANQPTSKSVKVPKGYLAVYVGEEKKRLLIPVSYLSHPSFQDLLSQLEEEFGHDHPMGGLTIPCSEDAFQCIISCLNRQ; this is translated from the coding sequence ATGGGTTTCCATTTACCTGCTATTCGACGGTCATCATTCGGTGCTAATCAACCAACTTCAAAATCAGTAAAAGTTCCAAAGGGATATCTTGCGGTGTACGTTGGAGAGGAAAAGAAGAGGTTATTGATACCTGTATCATACTTGAGCCATCCTTCATTCCAAGACTTACTAAGTCAACTTGAAGAAGAGTTTGGACATGATCATCCCATGGGTGGCCTCACAATTCCTTGCAGCGAAGATGCCTTCCAATGTATAATTTCTTGCTTGAATAGACAATAA